Proteins encoded in a region of the Paenibacillus sp. W2I17 genome:
- a CDS encoding tRNA-dihydrouridine synthase: MTKENFWRELPRPFFILAPMEDVTDVVFRHVVGEAGRPDVFFTEFANTESYCHPEGHHSVRGRLTFTADEQPIVAHIWGDKPEFFREMSIGMAKEGFKGIDINMGCPVANVAENGKGSGLICRPALAAEIIQAAKAGGLPVSVKTRLGFTEVDEWRDWLTHILQQDIVNLSIHLRTREEMSKVDAHWELIPEIKKLRDEIAPNTLLTINGDIPDRETGLRLVEQYGVDGIMIGRGIFQNPFAFEKEPKEHSSTELLDLLRLHLDLHDQYSELEPRSFSPLARFFKIYVRGFRGASELRNSLMNAKTTSKVRELLDEFKSNEQVE; encoded by the coding sequence ATGACAAAGGAAAACTTTTGGCGTGAATTGCCACGACCATTTTTTATACTGGCACCGATGGAAGATGTGACGGATGTTGTGTTTCGGCATGTCGTAGGTGAAGCGGGCAGACCGGATGTGTTTTTTACGGAGTTTGCGAATACAGAAAGTTATTGTCACCCGGAGGGGCACCATAGTGTGCGTGGGCGTCTGACATTTACAGCGGACGAACAGCCGATTGTGGCTCATATCTGGGGAGATAAACCGGAATTCTTTCGTGAGATGAGTATCGGTATGGCGAAAGAAGGCTTTAAAGGCATCGATATCAATATGGGTTGTCCGGTAGCGAATGTAGCGGAGAATGGAAAAGGAAGTGGATTGATCTGTCGGCCAGCCCTTGCGGCGGAGATTATTCAGGCGGCGAAAGCCGGGGGACTGCCGGTCAGTGTAAAAACGCGTCTTGGATTTACTGAGGTCGATGAATGGCGCGACTGGTTAACTCATATTTTGCAGCAAGACATCGTGAATCTGTCCATTCACCTGCGTACGAGAGAAGAAATGAGCAAAGTAGACGCTCACTGGGAACTGATTCCAGAGATTAAAAAACTGCGGGATGAGATAGCGCCTAATACACTGCTGACGATTAATGGGGATATTCCTGACCGTGAAACAGGCCTGAGACTCGTGGAGCAATATGGTGTGGATGGTATTATGATTGGGCGCGGTATTTTCCAAAATCCATTTGCTTTTGAAAAGGAGCCAAAGGAACACAGCAGCACGGAATTGCTTGATCTGCTACGGCTGCATTTGGATCTCCATGATCAATATTCCGAGCTTGAACCACGTTCGTTCAGCCCGCTGGCTCGTTTTTTCAAAATCTATGTTCGTGGCTTCCGCGGTGCTAGTGAGCTGAGAAACAGCTTGATGAACGCCAAAACCACTTCTAAAGTACGCGAATTGCTCGATGAGTTTAAAAGTAATGAACAGGTGGAGTAG
- a CDS encoding DUF2536 family protein, whose product MEISLDMIKDKVECLQAYDFRELERAIEERIGMNKALMLRVKQVQHQVTFDPFRNKMLYSAVVHFAVD is encoded by the coding sequence ATGGAAATTTCACTGGATATGATCAAAGACAAAGTTGAATGCTTGCAGGCTTATGACTTCCGTGAACTCGAACGAGCAATCGAAGAACGAATCGGAATGAACAAAGCATTAATGCTGCGCGTGAAGCAAGTTCAACATCAAGTAACGTTTGACCCTTTTCGCAACAAGATGTTATATAGTGCCGTCGTGCATTTTGCCGTAGATTAA
- a CDS encoding GNAT family N-acetyltransferase encodes MQELIFMKNYKNNEVLRKSFFELAVNTFEINFEDWYQQGYWGELYIPYSYVDGDQVIANVSVNILELIIQGEKKKAIQIGTVMTHPDYRGKGLSTRLMNTVLEEYENMYDYMYLFANESVLDFYPKFGFKPVEEHLFSINYTAKKSSKPANIQKLDVTNADDLRLIQKLASERLPVSRHFATHHAQGILMFYCLNVFSDDIYYLENENVIVIYQKEDNHIELFDVVSLNEMNMKDILDKIADEDTEKVTFHFTPDDQGLDLKSSITNEGLFVRTHGEQLYPVHVKHPITSIA; translated from the coding sequence ATGCAAGAATTAATATTTATGAAGAATTATAAAAACAATGAAGTACTGCGCAAGAGTTTTTTCGAGCTTGCTGTCAACACGTTTGAAATCAATTTTGAAGATTGGTATCAACAAGGTTACTGGGGCGAGCTTTACATCCCTTATTCATATGTCGATGGAGACCAGGTTATTGCCAACGTTTCTGTTAACATCCTTGAGCTCATCATTCAAGGTGAGAAGAAAAAAGCGATTCAAATCGGTACGGTGATGACACATCCTGATTATCGGGGGAAAGGACTCTCTACACGTTTAATGAATACAGTTTTAGAGGAATATGAGAACATGTACGATTACATGTACCTTTTTGCCAATGAATCGGTGCTTGATTTTTACCCCAAGTTTGGGTTTAAACCTGTGGAAGAACATCTTTTTTCAATAAATTATACGGCAAAAAAATCATCCAAGCCTGCGAACATTCAGAAACTCGATGTTACTAACGCGGATGATTTACGTCTTATTCAAAAATTGGCATCGGAAAGATTGCCTGTTTCTCGCCATTTCGCAACCCATCATGCTCAAGGAATACTCATGTTTTATTGCCTGAATGTCTTTAGTGATGATATTTATTACTTGGAAAACGAAAACGTCATTGTTATTTATCAGAAAGAAGACAATCATATTGAGCTCTTCGACGTTGTTAGCTTAAACGAAATGAATATGAAAGATATTTTGGATAAGATTGCAGATGAGGATACGGAGAAAGTAACCTTTCATTTCACTCCAGATGATCAGGGTCTTGATCTAAAAAGTTCGATCACCAATGAAGGTTTATTTGTAAGAACTCATGGTGAACAACTCTACCCTGTGCACGTTAAACATCCGATTACATCTATTGCTTGA
- a CDS encoding leucine-rich repeat domain-containing protein, protein MKQSFLLKQNHVYYVDQTINHYHGTPPKAPLKQTASVKVMLILMFVLAGAIGTYFYYSNSSTYPKTEANLPVRKMPESEVLLSFLRDIFDKGSALPTEEELARIRYLTVEHSENDQWKFTYSLSDPFSDEQAEKITYVTQDKKLNSQRIDQRDFEAFKGLTTLDLTNTYEISQTDQTTLAHMPGLKSYGGAFNESFSTFSGYFGDKSKITELSTQLRSNQELALLLEFPNLNSLSITYVDESVTDFHLLNQLPIKSLSLTFVDELGWLSSMTGLSSLSIQYSETTDLQPLYALTQLQELQLSYLTNVKSIDFVQNMPALQTLDIENVNISSLERLTGKNSITTLRLASLSQLGSVKAINSLSSLRELTLSGYYENAEALTLPKVERVEIPSSFLPGLKAPATTSLTLRGGSGELNLAALRKFPKLEQLSLWEIDEITRLAALDGLSRLETLNIYDSSLFKESDALFRLKQVKSLVCSECRLNFEQKAAAENSVLEHLTLEQPYFSINNTSVTEVDQMMPYFVNMSALHSFTLQDSNLASLEFMSNWQAIEELHLENNAISNIETLSQLPNLQKVYLSGNSVQNKSVLGTGVHVY, encoded by the coding sequence GTGAAACAGAGCTTTTTATTGAAGCAAAATCATGTCTATTACGTAGACCAGACCATTAATCATTACCACGGAACGCCCCCTAAAGCACCGCTGAAGCAGACTGCCTCCGTAAAGGTAATGCTGATACTGATGTTCGTCCTAGCTGGCGCCATCGGTACATATTTTTATTATAGCAACAGCTCCACCTATCCAAAAACAGAAGCCAATCTGCCTGTACGAAAGATGCCTGAAAGCGAGGTTCTGCTCTCATTTTTGCGAGATATCTTCGATAAAGGGTCCGCCTTGCCAACAGAGGAGGAATTGGCTCGTATTCGCTATTTAACCGTAGAGCATTCGGAGAATGATCAGTGGAAGTTTACATATAGCCTCTCCGATCCCTTCAGCGATGAACAGGCCGAGAAGATCACTTATGTTACTCAAGATAAAAAACTGAATAGCCAGCGGATTGATCAGCGAGATTTTGAAGCTTTTAAGGGACTGACGACATTGGACCTGACAAATACCTATGAAATATCCCAGACGGACCAAACCACTTTGGCCCATATGCCAGGATTAAAAAGTTATGGAGGCGCTTTTAACGAATCCTTCAGTACATTTTCGGGCTACTTTGGCGACAAGTCTAAAATTACGGAGCTTTCCACTCAGCTTCGCAGCAATCAGGAGTTGGCCCTACTACTGGAATTCCCCAATCTGAACTCTTTATCCATTACCTATGTGGATGAGTCCGTAACAGATTTTCACTTGTTAAACCAATTGCCAATCAAGTCCCTGTCGCTCACCTTTGTCGATGAACTCGGATGGTTGTCGTCCATGACCGGGCTATCATCCTTGTCTATACAGTACAGTGAAACCACAGACCTGCAGCCGCTGTATGCCTTGACCCAGCTTCAGGAGCTTCAGTTGTCCTATTTAACGAACGTAAAGTCCATCGACTTTGTGCAAAATATGCCTGCTCTACAAACGCTAGATATTGAAAATGTAAACATCTCGAGCCTGGAGCGCTTGACCGGCAAAAACTCCATTACTACACTACGCCTGGCTTCTCTAAGTCAACTTGGTTCGGTAAAAGCTATCAATAGCCTGTCCTCTTTGCGGGAATTAACGTTGTCCGGCTACTACGAGAATGCAGAAGCGCTGACTCTGCCTAAAGTAGAGCGAGTGGAAATTCCAAGCTCCTTTCTCCCCGGGCTAAAGGCCCCGGCTACAACCAGTCTGACGCTCCGTGGCGGAAGTGGGGAATTGAACTTGGCTGCGCTGAGGAAATTCCCGAAACTGGAGCAACTCTCGCTCTGGGAGATCGATGAAATAACCCGTCTTGCCGCCCTGGACGGCTTGTCCCGCCTAGAGACCTTAAACATTTACGACTCGTCACTGTTCAAGGAAAGCGATGCCTTATTTCGTTTGAAGCAGGTGAAATCTTTGGTGTGCTCCGAGTGTAGGCTGAACTTTGAACAAAAGGCGGCCGCGGAGAACAGCGTGCTTGAACATTTGACCTTAGAGCAGCCATATTTCAGCATAAACAACACCTCAGTTACTGAAGTTGACCAAATGATGCCTTACTTTGTCAACATGTCCGCTCTACATTCCTTCACTCTGCAAGACAGCAATTTGGCGTCTCTCGAATTTATGAGTAACTGGCAGGCCATAGAAGAGCTTCATCTCGAGAACAATGCCATTTCCAATATCGAGACCCTAAGCCAGCTGCCTAATCTGCAAAAGGTATATCTATCCGGTAATTCCGTACAAAACAAATCCGTGCTTGGTACGGGTGTGCACGTATATTAA
- a CDS encoding TetR/AcrR family transcriptional regulator, whose protein sequence is MNKQPEITEKTRQTFINVFCDLYCRKPIEKISIQEIANQSGYNRSTFYQYFSDIYELLDCVEERILKSIKEEMAGREFSTHTIQDALQCLENAEEISVLKAILGDYGSVHFVERLKREIPFERLIVDFPTDDVLAPYIIEFYISTLISMFRLWIHRDKDLSSEELIKLIDSLFSKGITPYHIFGAVNQRSDSNKK, encoded by the coding sequence ATGAATAAGCAACCTGAAATTACGGAAAAAACAAGGCAGACATTTATAAATGTATTCTGTGATTTATATTGCCGAAAACCAATCGAAAAGATATCCATTCAAGAGATTGCTAACCAATCAGGATATAATCGGAGTACATTTTATCAATACTTTAGTGATATCTATGAGTTGTTGGACTGCGTTGAAGAGCGTATTTTGAAATCCATTAAGGAGGAAATGGCAGGCAGAGAGTTTTCTACACATACTATCCAAGATGCACTTCAATGCTTGGAAAATGCAGAGGAAATTTCAGTTCTTAAAGCTATATTGGGCGACTATGGTTCTGTTCATTTTGTGGAACGCTTGAAAAGAGAAATTCCCTTTGAGCGATTGATTGTGGATTTTCCAACAGATGATGTCTTGGCACCATACATCATCGAGTTTTACATATCAACATTAATATCTATGTTTCGCCTTTGGATACACAGAGACAAAGATCTATCGTCGGAAGAATTGATCAAGCTGATCGATAGTCTATTTTCAAAGGGGATAACACCGTATCATATTTTTGGCGCGGTCAATCAGCGTTCTGATTCGAATAAAAAGTAA
- a CDS encoding ketopantoate reductase family protein, whose protein sequence is MRILFFGRGVISTQYAWALEKAGHTVEFYVRKGRKETFGSHIALEMWDARRGKQFIQESWKVKLHEEISPDYDLIIASVNTEQLPEAAKLLSTTAGNNPILIFNNIWQDLRSSILPLSMNNVVFGFPGAGGGIEDNKLRGGFLKMIFLEKPRVGTEQINNKVKELFESAHFKINWIKDMQSWLWNHYAMNAAMETEVLKRGSFPALLNHSDSFAIVGKSMREMKPVLKARGAKMDAITLLLTKIPPALIGTLFNKVIFAKGSLPRLFIEYNNSKSSFAVLEVVREAKKLGIPLPHLTLALENTEQHTAIKNG, encoded by the coding sequence ATGAGAATTTTATTTTTCGGTAGAGGTGTAATATCGACCCAATACGCTTGGGCTTTAGAGAAGGCAGGGCATACCGTTGAGTTTTACGTTAGAAAAGGGAGAAAAGAAACGTTCGGAAGTCATATAGCGCTTGAAATGTGGGACGCACGAAGAGGAAAACAGTTCATCCAAGAAAGCTGGAAAGTCAAGCTGCATGAGGAGATAAGCCCAGATTACGATCTCATTATTGCGAGTGTCAACACGGAGCAACTTCCCGAAGCAGCAAAATTACTTTCGACTACTGCTGGTAACAACCCGATCCTAATATTCAATAATATTTGGCAGGATTTAAGATCATCAATCTTGCCCCTGTCTATGAACAATGTTGTCTTTGGGTTCCCAGGAGCAGGAGGCGGCATTGAGGACAATAAGCTTAGGGGCGGCTTTTTAAAAATGATATTTCTGGAAAAACCACGGGTAGGCACGGAACAGATAAACAACAAGGTCAAAGAACTATTTGAAAGCGCCCATTTTAAAATCAATTGGATCAAGGATATGCAAAGCTGGTTATGGAATCACTATGCCATGAATGCGGCGATGGAGACCGAGGTGTTAAAACGGGGAAGCTTCCCAGCACTCTTGAATCATAGTGACTCATTCGCAATTGTCGGCAAGAGTATGCGGGAAATGAAGCCTGTTCTTAAAGCAAGAGGCGCAAAGATGGACGCGATTACTCTACTGTTGACCAAGATCCCACCGGCACTTATCGGCACGCTGTTTAACAAGGTTATTTTTGCAAAGGGCAGCTTACCACGACTTTTCATTGAATACAATAATAGTAAGTCCAGTTTTGCAGTACTTGAAGTTGTAAGAGAAGCCAAAAAGTTAGGTATACCTTTGCCACATCTTACCTTGGCATTAGAAAACACTGAACAACACACAGCTATTAAAAACGGATAA
- a CDS encoding ImmA/IrrE family metallo-endopeptidase has protein sequence MIPTQKAQQVLRDFSISSSPALSINQIFEHYNIIYDEMDYGNSNYMGSLIRAKGKTIILINTDIKNAGRINFTKAHELGHFSLNHKGQQFECSRTDMLDSTRKPLELEANQFAKEFLLPEQMVKPISMSAPFDFDTIKAISNEFVVSKLVAVFRILDFHLGNYAFIGSKHGVITHLRMSKSLVGKINILKLGASIHNKSSAYECLISNFRMTGYSSVDPKIWITRNKLGSAISLKEYSRADKLSGSVLTLLKVDFL, from the coding sequence ATGATACCGACTCAAAAAGCACAACAGGTGCTGCGTGATTTTAGTATTTCATCTTCACCTGCTTTAAGCATTAACCAAATCTTCGAACATTATAATATCATCTACGATGAAATGGATTATGGGAATTCAAACTATATGGGAAGCTTAATTCGTGCCAAAGGCAAGACAATCATTCTTATCAATACAGATATAAAGAATGCAGGAAGAATTAATTTTACAAAAGCCCATGAACTGGGACATTTTAGCTTAAATCACAAAGGACAGCAGTTTGAATGTTCCCGAACCGATATGTTAGATTCTACTAGAAAGCCACTTGAGCTAGAGGCGAACCAATTTGCAAAAGAATTTCTTCTTCCTGAACAAATGGTCAAGCCCATATCTATGTCAGCACCATTCGACTTTGATACAATCAAAGCAATCAGTAATGAATTCGTAGTTTCCAAGCTTGTAGCCGTGTTTCGAATACTCGATTTTCATTTGGGAAATTATGCCTTTATTGGTTCTAAACATGGTGTAATTACTCATCTTCGAATGTCAAAGAGTCTCGTAGGTAAGATTAATATCTTGAAATTAGGTGCTTCTATCCATAACAAATCATCTGCCTATGAGTGTCTGATTTCAAATTTTCGAATGACTGGGTACTCATCTGTTGATCCTAAAATCTGGATTACAAGAAATAAGTTAGGCTCAGCAATTTCATTGAAAGAATATTCAAGAGCAGATAAACTGTCCGGAAGTGTCTTGACTCTTCTCAAAGTGGATTTCTTGTAA
- a CDS encoding restriction endonuclease subunit S produces MSLYKFYKKSNPSVAVAKIVFNYLYSNVPIKKIEEIAESTSGGTPKRGINEYYGGNIPWIKSGELNDSYITSCEEYLTEAGLKNSSAKLYPKGTLVLALYGATVGKVGVLDFEAASNQAVCAIYPNDEIDKDYMFWFFKQKRQEFIESSFGGAQPNISQRVVKETDIPVPSLEMQKEVVTFLNQCEFEGVIGKEFLNNELLKQIERFFSVRTCCEELENSMKLTESLILSLRQSILQEAVQGKLVPQDPNDEAASVLLEKIKAEKEQLIKEKKIKKEKSLPPITEDEIPYELPQGWEWVRLGEITQFVGGFAFKSNSYIEYSNNQIVRLGNVKNDKLLLDSNPVYIPEDIAREKELYRLKERDILVTMTGTRGKRDYFYTCLIETSHLNKKLFLNQRVGCLRSSENLYVKLINVFLKSSVILDFIFETETGTANQGNIGSGDISSKILFPLPPLNEQISIVEKVDQLMALCDELEQTIKQSKQESELLMNSVLQEAFNSTNVDYNVVEFPLVNSYDIEDWEIAARSDGDINSDTKAKIKNRVIELLGNSQQ; encoded by the coding sequence ATGAGTCTATATAAATTCTATAAAAAATCAAATCCTTCAGTTGCAGTTGCAAAGATCGTGTTTAATTATCTATATTCCAATGTCCCTATAAAAAAAATAGAAGAGATAGCTGAATCGACAAGCGGTGGAACTCCTAAACGTGGAATTAATGAATATTATGGTGGAAATATCCCTTGGATAAAATCTGGTGAATTGAATGATTCCTATATTACAAGCTGTGAGGAGTATTTAACAGAAGCAGGTCTTAAAAATTCATCAGCCAAATTATATCCTAAAGGCACTTTGGTTTTAGCGTTATATGGTGCTACAGTTGGGAAAGTAGGGGTCTTAGATTTTGAAGCTGCCTCAAATCAAGCTGTATGTGCTATATATCCAAATGATGAAATTGATAAGGATTATATGTTTTGGTTTTTTAAACAAAAAAGACAAGAGTTTATTGAAAGCAGTTTTGGTGGCGCTCAGCCGAATATAAGTCAGAGAGTGGTCAAAGAAACTGATATTCCTGTTCCAAGTCTAGAAATGCAAAAAGAAGTCGTAACATTTTTAAATCAATGTGAATTTGAAGGGGTTATCGGTAAGGAGTTTTTAAATAATGAACTCTTGAAACAAATTGAGAGATTTTTTAGTGTTCGAACCTGTTGTGAGGAATTAGAGAATTCGATGAAATTGACTGAGAGTCTGATTCTTAGCCTACGTCAATCAATTCTTCAAGAAGCTGTTCAAGGTAAACTTGTGCCACAGGACCCGAACGATGAAGCAGCGAGTGTGTTGTTGGAGAAGATAAAGGCTGAGAAAGAGCAATTGATTAAAGAGAAGAAAATCAAGAAAGAAAAGTCGCTACCTCCAATTACTGAAGATGAGATTCCGTATGAACTGCCGCAGGGTTGGGAATGGGTGAGATTAGGGGAAATTACTCAGTTTGTGGGAGGATTTGCTTTCAAGAGTAATTCTTACATCGAATATTCAAACAACCAGATAGTGAGATTAGGCAATGTTAAAAATGATAAATTGTTATTGGACTCAAATCCTGTCTATATACCTGAGGATATTGCTAGAGAAAAGGAATTATATCGGTTAAAAGAAAGAGATATATTAGTTACGATGACGGGTACTAGAGGAAAACGCGATTATTTTTATACATGCTTAATTGAGACGTCCCATTTAAACAAAAAATTGTTTTTAAATCAGAGAGTTGGATGTTTAAGAAGTTCTGAAAATCTTTATGTAAAATTAATTAATGTATTCTTGAAATCAAGCGTAATATTGGATTTTATCTTTGAAACTGAAACTGGAACAGCTAATCAAGGAAATATTGGGTCGGGTGATATTTCTTCTAAAATTTTATTTCCTCTTCCCCCTCTCAACGAACAAATAAGTATCGTTGAAAAGGTCGATCAACTGATGGCTCTTTGTGATGAATTGGAACAAACTATAAAGCAATCGAAGCAGGAAAGCGAATTGCTAATGAATTCTGTGTTACAAGAGGCATTTAACTCAACTAATGTGGATTATAATGTTGTAGAGTTTCCTTTAGTAAACTCTTATGATATCGAAGATTGGGAGATCGCTGCGCGTTCCGATGGGGATATTAATTCAGATACAAAGGCAAAAATTAAAAATAGAGTGATTGAGTTACTCGGAAATTCGCAACAATGA
- a CDS encoding type I restriction-modification system subunit M: MSVSSVIKSVQDTMRKDAGVDGDAQRISQLVWMVFLKVFDAKEEEWELMRDEYTQVVPEGLRWRDWAANDEGMTGDELLDFVNNKLFKELKEMVLDEYSDPKAFIVKAVFEDSYNYMKSGTLMRQVINKLNEIDFSAQEDRHTFNDIYESILKDLQNAGNAGEYYTPRPVTQFVVDMVNPILGEKVLDFACGTGGYLTSTIEHFKNTGQIKNVEDNQVLQETIMGIEKKPMPHVLAITNLILHDIDAPKIRHDNSLTRNVRDYKPIEQVDVIVTNPPFGGIEEEGIETNFPEKFRTKETADLFMVLLMYMLKDGGRAGIVLPDGFLFGEGVKTAIKEKLLEEFNLHTIIRLPKGVFAPYTGINTNLLFFEKGKPTEDIWYFEHPYPVGYKSYSKTKPIRHEEFELEKKWWENRVENDNAWKVSIEDIKKRNYNLDLKNPLIKTVDDTFSTDELVDRLLEANKKTNDLLLQLRSFV; encoded by the coding sequence ATGTCAGTTTCATCAGTTATAAAATCAGTTCAAGATACAATGCGCAAAGATGCAGGTGTCGATGGCGATGCACAACGTATTTCTCAATTAGTGTGGATGGTATTCCTTAAGGTGTTCGATGCGAAGGAAGAAGAATGGGAGTTAATGCGGGACGAATATACTCAAGTTGTTCCCGAAGGCTTGCGCTGGCGAGATTGGGCAGCAAATGATGAAGGAATGACAGGCGATGAATTACTGGATTTCGTTAATAATAAGCTATTTAAAGAGCTGAAAGAAATGGTTCTTGATGAATATAGTGATCCGAAGGCTTTTATCGTGAAAGCTGTATTTGAAGATTCTTATAACTATATGAAGTCTGGTACATTGATGCGTCAAGTGATCAATAAGTTGAATGAGATCGACTTTTCCGCACAGGAAGATCGTCATACATTCAATGATATATATGAAAGTATTCTCAAAGATCTTCAAAACGCAGGAAACGCAGGAGAATACTATACGCCACGACCAGTAACACAATTTGTCGTTGATATGGTCAACCCAATTCTAGGTGAGAAAGTGTTAGATTTTGCTTGTGGAACAGGTGGGTATTTAACTAGCACGATTGAACACTTTAAAAACACAGGGCAGATCAAGAATGTGGAAGACAATCAGGTGCTGCAGGAAACGATCATGGGAATTGAGAAAAAACCGATGCCTCATGTGCTTGCGATCACAAATCTGATATTGCATGACATTGATGCCCCAAAGATCAGACATGATAATTCATTAACTAGAAATGTGAGAGATTATAAACCGATAGAACAAGTAGATGTGATTGTGACAAATCCTCCCTTTGGTGGTATTGAAGAAGAGGGGATAGAAACGAACTTTCCCGAGAAGTTTCGGACGAAAGAAACTGCAGACTTATTTATGGTGCTACTGATGTATATGCTCAAAGATGGCGGTCGTGCAGGTATAGTCTTGCCAGATGGCTTTCTATTTGGTGAAGGTGTCAAAACGGCAATTAAGGAAAAGTTACTTGAAGAATTTAACTTGCATACTATTATCCGATTGCCAAAAGGTGTGTTTGCTCCTTATACGGGTATTAATACGAATTTGTTGTTTTTTGAAAAAGGAAAACCTACAGAAGATATTTGGTACTTCGAGCATCCATATCCTGTAGGGTATAAAAGTTATTCTAAGACTAAACCAATTCGACATGAAGAGTTTGAATTGGAAAAGAAGTGGTGGGAGAACAGAGTTGAGAATGATAATGCTTGGAAAGTTAGTATAGAGGATATAAAAAAACGTAATTATAACTTAGATTTGAAAAATCCATTAATTAAGACCGTTGATGATACGTTTTCAACTGACGAATTAGTAGATCGACTTCTTGAAGCTAATAAAAAGACAAATGATTTATTACTTCAATTAAGGAGTTTTGTGTAA